From one Nothobranchius furzeri strain GRZ-AD chromosome 2, NfurGRZ-RIMD1, whole genome shotgun sequence genomic stretch:
- the LOC129166985 gene encoding ADP-ribosylation factor-binding protein GGA2-like yields the protein MSSSPIKSRLHMRKKLFRLSLSVLEACMNNCGKRFRSEAAKFRFLNELIKVLTPKSFGAWSPQKVKDRVTEVFYGWTLWLKEEPKIQEAYNMLKKQGIVKKDPTLPDTVVMAPPPQRTTESVF from the exons ATGTCTTCTTCCCCCATAAAATCCCGTCTCCACATGAGAAAGAAGCTCTTCAGGCTCTCACTGTCG gttctggaggcttgtaTGAACAATTGTGGAAAGCGGTTCCGCAGCGAGGCAGCTAAGTTTCGCTTTCTGAATGAACTTATCAAAGTCTTAACGCCAAAG TCCTTTGGCGCGTGGAGTCCACAGAAAGTTAAAGACAGAGTGACGGAGGTCTTCTACGGCTGGACGCTCTGGCTTAAAGAGGAACCTAAGATTCAGGAAGCCTACAACATGCTGAAGAAACAAG GCATCGTGAAGAAGGATCCCACACTTCCAGACACAGTTGTTATGGCTCCTCCGCCTCAAAGAACCACAGAGTCTGTTTTTTGA